DNA from Paludisphaera mucosa:
CCTGAGCCTGACCGTCCAGTGCGCCCGCTGCCACGACCACAAGTTCGACCCGATCCCGCAGACCGACTACTACCGCCTGCAAGCGGTCTTCGCCGGCGTCGGCCGCGCCGAACGCGAATACGACGCCGACCCGGAAATCGCCGCACGCCGAAAGGCGCTCGTCGCCCTGAAGGCGGTCGTCGCGAGCGGATCGGTCGTCCCGGCCGAATCCGAGGAGGAGCGGCGACGATTGGACGAGTCGCGAGGAGCCTGGGAAGTCCGCTCGCTCTCGGGGCTCGGCAGTTGGATCACGCTCTGGCCTTCCGAAGCGAAGGCCGAGAGCGGCGCTCCGCTCGCGGTTCTGGAAGACGGTTCGATCCTGGCGAAAGGGCCGATCCCTGCGGTCGACGCGTATACGCTTACGACCGCTCCACCCGCCGGGACCAAATCGCTGCGTCTCGAAGTGCTGACCGACGATTCGCTTCCGGCCCATGGCCCCGGCCGTGCCGAGAACGGCAACCTGACCCTCACGGAATGGAAAGCCCTCGCCGTCGCCCCGGACGGCTCGACGAAGCCCGTCGCCTTGAAGGGCCCGGCCGCCGACTTCCAGCAAGTGGACCAGAACGTCGCGCGAGCTTTCGACGGCAACGATGCGACGGGTTGGGCCGTCCATCCGGAGGTCGGCAAACCGCACTTCGCGGTCGTCGACCTCGCCGAGGACTGGGCCCCGGCGCCCGGGACGTCGTTGCGGATCGTGATGGAGCAGAAGCTCGGTCGTCAGCACGTCATCGGGCGATTCCGACTGTCAGCTTCAAGCCTGGCCCGTCCCGCAGCGGACTTCGTCTTCCCCGCTGACGTCGCCTCGGCCCTAACGACCCCCATCGGCTCTCGCACGGCCGATCAGGAGGCGACGCTCACGCGCCATCATCGCCGGGTCGACGTCGATCGGAGGCTCGGCGAGCTGCCTGCAACGAATCGAGTGTTCGCGATCGCGAGTTCCTTCCCGGCGTATCGCAACTACAAGCCGCCGGGAGAGCCCTATCCCATCCGCGTGTTGAAGCGAGGCGACGTCGGCCAGCCCGGCGACGCCGTTTCGCCCGGAGCCCTCGGCTGCATCGCGGCGGTCCCGTCGGTCTTCAACCTCGAAGCGCCAGGCGATGAGAAGGCGCGTCGCGCCGCGCTGGCCCGCTGGATCACCGATCCGGCCAACCCGCTGACCTGGCGGAGCATGGCCAACCGCGTCTGGCAGTGGCACTTCGGCGTCGGCCTGGTCGACACGCCCAACGATTTCGGCAAGAACGGCAGCGTCCCCAGTCATCCCGAGTTGCTCGACTGGCTGGCCGCCACGCTTCGCGACGACGGCTCGCTCAAGAACCTGCATCGCCTGATCGTGACGTCCGCCGCGTATCGCCGTTCCAGCGGCGGGAGGGCCTGGCCCGAGGACTCGGACAATCGACTCCTCTCGCGGATGAACCGGCGTCGCCTGGACGCCGAGCAGGTCCGCGACGGCCTGCTGGCCGTGTCCGGGCGGCTCGATTTCAAGATGGGGGGGCCGTCGGCGAAGCAATTCGTGTACAGCGATCCCAACGTCGAGGTCTCGCCGCGGATCGACTACGTCGGCTTCGACCCCGACGCGCCCGAGTCGCTGCGGCGCGGCGTCTACCGGTTCCTCTTCCGCAACGTCTCCGACCCTTTGCTCGAGGCGTTCGACGCCGCCGACCCCTCCCTGCCGACACCCCGACGGAACTCGACGATCACGCCCCAGCAGTCGCTCTCGCTCTGGAACGGTCGCTTCGCCCTGAGGCAGTGCGAACACCTGGCCGCCCGCCTGGAGCGCGAGGCCCCCGATCTCGAAGCCCGGGTCGAGCTGGCCTGCCGCCTCGCCTGGGGACGCCCTCCGGAGGCCGGCGAACTCGCCTTGCTCCGGGGGCACGCCGAGCGTCACGGCCTGGCAAACGCCTGCCGACTCGTACTCAACGCCAACGACTTCCTGTTCGTCCACTGACACCGACCCGGCCTCCCAGGCGGATTCCAAAGGCTGAACATGAATCGATCCGCGAACGAACCGGAAACGGGACGCCACCGTCAGTCGCCGATCGGGCTGGACCGTCGGGAGTTCCTGTCGCGCTCGGCCGGGGGCTTCGGCGCGCTCGCACTCAACTGGCTGGCCCAGCGGGAGAGCGCCGCCGGGACGCATCACCGCCCCAGGGCGACGCGGGTGATCCAGCTCTTCATGCTGGGCGGAGCCAGCCAGTGCGACACCTTCGACTACAAGCCCGAGCTGATCCGTCGCCACGGCGAGTCGGTGCCGTTCACCGTCACGGGCGGGACGGTGACCACGGCGGGGCCGGTCCTCAAGAGCCCCTGGAAGTGGGCCCGCCACGGCGAGACGGGCCGATGGGTCACCAACGCCCTCCCTCATCTCGCCGGCTGCGTCGACGACATGGCGTTCCTCTACTCGATGCACGCCCCGACCAGCGAGCACAGTGCTGCGCAGACGATGCAGGGGAGCGGGTTCGTCATCCCCGGCTTCCCCAGCGTCGGCTCGTGGGTCAGCTACGCCCTCGGGAGCGAGAGCGACGACCTTCCCGCCTTCGTCGCCCTGCCCGACCCGGTGGGGCTGCCCTGGACGGGGAAGGCCGCGTGGACGAACGGGTTCCTGCCCGCCGTCCACCAGGGCGTCATGCTCAACCCGTCGGCCGTCGACCCGGTCCCCGACCTCTTCGCGTCCAAGAGCGCCCGCTACGTCACGGCCGAGAGCGAGCGTGAAGGCCTCGGCGAGCTTGCCGCCCTGAACCGGCTCCAGGCCGCGGCCGCGCCCGGCGATTCCCGACTCGAGGCGCGGATCGCCGGCTACGAGCTGGCCGCACGGATGCAGCTCGCCGTTCCTGACGTGCTGGAGGTTCAGGCCGAGTCTCGCGCCACGCATGCCCTGTACGGGCTCGACGACCCGCTGACCGAACCGTTCGGTCGCAACTGCCTGATCGCCCGCCGGATGGTCGAGCGCGGGGTGCGTTTCGTGCAGGTCTGGTGCGGGTCGGGCATCAACGGCGGCGCCCAGAACTGGGACAACCACGGCGACGTCACGCCCGGCTCCGATTTCGAACGCATGTGCGTCCGGTCCGACCGGCCGATCGCCGGCCTGCTCAAGGACCTGAAGGCGCGCGGGCTGCTCGACGAGACCGTCGTCCTCTGGACCACCGAGTTCGGCCGCACGCCGTACAGCCAGGGGGGCAAGGGCCGGGATCACAACGGCAACACGTTCGTCTCTTGGATGGCCGGCGGCGGCGTCAAACCGGGCGCCTCGTTCGGGGCGAGCGACGAGTTCTCATTCCATGCCGCGGTCGATCCGATCATGTGCTACGACCAGCACGCCACGCTGCTCCACCTCCTCGGCATCGACCACCGCCAGCTCACCGTGCGACACAACGGCGCCGATCGCCGCCTGACCGACGTGCATGGCAAGGTGCTGCACGAGATCATCGCCTAGAACCGCTCGTGCGGCCCGGGCTGTCAGCCCGCGATCGTGGCCTTGCGGGCGAGCTGCGCCGAACGGCGCCGAACCTCCATCAAGCCGCCCAGCTCGCGGGCGAGTCGCGGCGTCTGGTCGAGAAGGGCGTTGAGGTGGTCCGTGTCGAGCACGAGCACGACGAGGTCGTCCGTCGCCGTGACCGTCACCTCGCTGACGTTCGTGCTCAGGATCGCCTGCTCCCCGAAATACTCGCCGCGCCCGATCCGAGCGATCTCCACGTCGGAGTCTTGCCGATCCCGGATCGTCAGCACGGCCTCGCCTTCGAGGATCAGGTGGAGGCCCGCCAGGCTCTCGCCTTCGGCGACGACGCGCTCGCCCCGGGCGTAAGTGCGGACGCGAGAACGAGGACCCTGGCGATCGTCGCCGACGTCCTCCTTCAGGGCGAACTGGGGGAAGTCGCGCAGCAGCCCCTCGGGGCGGACGCCGCGGCGGCGGTCCAGGTCGGCCTTGTCGAGAGAGATCTCCGTCTGCGTGGGGAAAGGGATCGTGAGGCCGTGCCGCTCGGCGGTATACCAGATGCGGGTCATGAACTCGTCGCGGACCCCGCCGAGAGCCTCTTGATTCGTCACGGTGAAGATCGCGCGATAGTTGATCGCGAAGTCTCCGTAACCGATCGTGCGGACGAGCGGGCCGGGGTCGAGCAGGACGCCGGGCGTCTCGCGCAGCGTCTCGACCAGGACCTGCTTGACCTTGTTCGGGGGGTCGTCGTACGAGAATCCGAGTTCGACGACCTCGGTGCGCATCCGCGTGGGCCGCGAGAGGTTGCTGAAAGACCCCTTGTAGAGCGCCGAGTTGGGCACGATTCGAAGTTCGCGGGTCCCTGTCTCGATGTGCACCGAACGCCAGTTGATCTCGACGACCTTGCCGGTGACGCCGTCGACGGCGATCCAGTCGCCCAACGACAGGGGACGCTCGAACAGGAGGACGAGGCCCGCGAACAGATTCCCCATCGGCTCCTGGAGCGCCAGGCCGATGACGATCGACCCGACGCCGAGCGCCGTGGCGAGGCGGGCCAGGTCGAAGCCCCAGACGGTCGAGAGGACGATCGCCCCGCCGATGAGCACGAGGATCGACCGGACCAGGTCGATGAACAGCTTGGGGACCCGCGACCGCCACGTTCCGGACGCCGCCGAGGCGAAGATCACGTCGTTCACGAACGAGAGTCCGGCGTGGATCGCGAAGATCCCCAGCACGGTCTCCACGATCCGCAGCGTCCACGAATCGGGGGCGAATTCCAGCACGCGCGAGAGCAGTCTCTCGACGGCCACGACGGGGAGTATCAGGTCGCGGACGATCCGGAGGGTCGAGGCGAGGGGGCGGCGGCGACGGTGCAGGCGATGGATCAACTCGCTGAGCACCACGACGGCGATCGGGAAGCCGATCACGAGCGCCAGCCCCCAGAGCATCGGGGGCGAAGCCTGCAGCGCCTGGAATTCCTCGCTCATGCGAGAGTCCTCGACGGGTGTGATAGGGGCGCGGCGGCTAGAATTTCACCCTCCAGACGGGAAGCATGCCCTTGGCCGAGAGTTCGAGCTCGCCGAGCGGCTCGAATTCCTGGAGGTCTCCCAGGCGGTCCCGGACGTCGCGCGTGACCTGGATGGAGTTGGCGTCGCCCTTGGCGATCAGGCCCTGGGCGATGACGACGGTGTCGCCCCACAGGTCGTAGATGAACTTGTTCATGCCGACCACACCGCCGACGACCGGTCCCGAGTTGACCGCGATGCTCAGGGTCAGGCCGGGGAGGCGGTCCTTGTTGAACCGGCGCACGATCCGGAGCATGTCCTTCGCGAACTCGACGACCCGGTTCGTGTGATCCGGCCGCTGCACGGAAAGTCCGCAGACGGCCATGTACGACTCGCCGACGGTTTTGACCTTCTCGACGCCGTGCTTCTCCGCCGCCTCGTCGAACGCGATGACCAGCTCGTTGAGGAGTCCCAGGGTCTCGTCGGCGGGTTTGCCGTCGAGGGTCTCCGAGAGCCCGTGCATGCGGGCGAAGAGGACGGTCACGTCGGCGAAGTTTTCGGAGAACTGCTTCTCGCCCTCCTTCCGGCGCTTGACGGCGGAGGAGGGGAGGATGTTGAGGAGCAGCTCCTCGTTCTCGCGGACCTTCTGGTCGATCAGCTCGTTCTTGGCCTTGAGGTTGCTGGTCATGCGGTTGAACGCCTCGGCCAGCTCGTGGAACTCGTCGCGGCTGCGGACCTTCACCTTCACGTCGACCTGCCCCTCGCTCACGCGCCGGGCGCCCCGGGTGAGCTGACGGAGCGGACGCGTGAAGATCCGCGAGAACATCAACGCCAGCAGGGACACTACGAGGACGATCGCCACGGCCGTCGTGATCAGCCAACGCTGGAACCGTCGGACGGGTTCCAGGGCTTCGTCCATGTCCATCTTGGCGACGACGGCCCAGCGGTTCTTCTCGCCGCCGATGAGCCCAGGCAGCTCGATCGGCGTGAAGCTGGCGAGCGTCGGCACGCCGCGGTAGTCGCGCTGGCTCACCGTGCCGGTGATCCCCGACGTCCCCAGGCGAGCGGCCTCGGATTCGACGCGCAGGCTCAGCACCGACGTCCCCGAGCGCCGGATCATGGCGATCCCCTGTTCGGTCGTCCCGGCGTCGCGAAGCTTGTCGAGGAACCGCTCCAGGCCGGCCTCGCGTCGCTTGGCGACCTCGGCCACGGGTAGAGGCTTGCCGTCGGGGCCGGAGGTCTCGACCGCCTGGATCTCCCAGATTTCGCGAGATCGCGACCTCATATAATGATCCGCGCCCACGAGGTAGGCCTCGCCGGTGCTCCCGAGGCCTTCCCTCCGCCAGCCCTCGTCGCCGGTCAGGATCCGGCTGAACTGGTCGATGGGGAACTTCAGCACGAGGACGCCGATCATCTTGTTGTCGTCGAAGATCGGGCTGCCGATGAAGGAAGTCGGCAAGTTGCCGTTGGGCCGATAGCGCTGGAAGTCGACGAGCCGGAAGTCGTCGCGGTCCATGCCCTTCTGGATCGCCCGGAACAGCTCGCCCAGGTTGGAGTTGGCATAGGGGCCGGTGAGCAAGTTGGTGGCGAACTCCACCGACTTCTGCTCGCTGTAGACGACCTCGCCCGACTTCGAGTCGATCAGCACCACGTCGTCGAATCCGAGATTCTCGCGAATGAGGCGGAAGTAGGGATGGAACCGCTTGTGCGCGGCATCGTAGGGGCTGCCGTCTCCCGAAGAGTCGAGCTTATGCTTCAGGCGGTAAGGCGACGGGTTCCGGGCGAGATACTGATACTGCAGGTAACGAGAGGCCACGATCCGGGGCACGTAATTCTCGAGGACCGGATCGGCGTCGAGGCTGGACTTCAGGAGCGGCAGGAAATCGTCGCGATAGAACGCCGTGAGCTTGTCGTCCCATTCCGGCGGGATGGGTGAGTCGTTCAGATCGTCGAACCCCGCGATGTAGGACTTCATCGCCGTCACGAAGGTCTCGTCGGCCGAGAGCGAGATCACCTGGCCGCGGATCTGCTGCAAGCGGTCGACGACCAGCGTCGTCTTGATCCGGCAGACGCCCGCGAGCTGATTGCGGACGGCGCCGATCACCGCCTCCCGGCCGCTGAAGTAGCCGATCCCCGCGACGACGAACATCGACGCGATGCTGACTCCCAGGAGGATGAGCAGGAGCTTGGACTGGATCGAGAGGCGATGGAAGGGGGTCGTCAAGGTCGCGTCGTCCTTGGAGTTGCGGCCGTCCGCCCCGCGAGCGACATCGTCGTCGCCCGCCATGCATGGAGGGTTTCGGGTCACACCAGAGTAGCCGCTCGGGGCGTCCCGTCAATCGGTGGCCTCTCGAGCGCACTCGAATCGGAATCGAGGCCTGGCCCGGCGCGGATCGTCGGCGAGATTCGATCCAACTCCTTTCTGGTCTTCGTGCGGGCGTCCCGAACGGGTTTTTGATCGGGTTTTGCCGTTTGTACCGGATTCTCAAGGCCGTTGCGGCCGATATCGAGAAGCGCGGTCCGCGAGCGGACGGCCGTGCTCCGGGTGGCTTCAGGTTTTGCGACGAGGGTGGAGTGAGGCGACCGACATTCGACCTCCGTTCGGCCGGCCTGCGAGGCCTGCTGCTCGCCGCTTGCTCGCTCTGGGCGGTAAGCGTCTGCGGCCAGGACTCGGGAAGTCCGTCGTCGGGGAAGCTGTTCGAAAGGCCCATGCTCGGCCCGATGCCCGGCTCGCCCGAGCCGGGCCTGCCGACGTCGCCGGGGGCGCTCGCGCCCAACCCGTTCTCGCTCGATCCCGGGATCATCGGCGGTCGACGGCGCGGCCTGGGGAGGGTCGATCGTCCGGGGGCCCGGGGGTTCTCGCGATCCAACGTCCAGGGGCCGGCGACGCTCCCCGAGCCGTTGCCGGGCGTTGAGCAACCGGAGGCGGGCGAAGGTCCCCCGGCCGGCGACGTGAGCGAACTGGTGGACGACGAGGGTCCCGCCGACGGCTTGACGCTCGATGCGGCCATCGAGCGGCTGAAGTCGTCGAACCTCGACGTCCTGGCGATCCGCTACGAGCTGCCCCAGGCCCAGGCCGAAATCCTCACCGCCGGCCTCCGCAACAATCCGCTGGTCTACGTCGACAGCCAGTTCATCCCCTACGACTCTTACAGCTCCCGCCGCCCCGGCGGGCCCACACAGTACGACGTGAACATCACTTATCCTATAGACGTATCACACAAACGCAAGGCGCGGGTGGCGGTCGCCTGTGCGGCGAAGAAGGTCCTGGAGGCGCAGTTCCAGGACATCGCCCGTCGCCAGATCGGCAACGTCTATCGCGCCTTCGTCGACCTCCAGTCGGCGCGCATCGGCCTGCTCGCGCTGGAGTCGCTGGTCGGCCGCCAGGAGGTGATCCTGGACAAGGTGCGAAAGGGTGAGGGTCCCAAGAAGCCGACCCTCCTGGAGTACGACCGGCTGGTCCTCGAACTGGCCAAGACCCGAGCCGGGCTGTCCGACGCCCGCGACGCCCTGGCCGACGCCCAGGAGGCCCTCGCCCTGCTGCTCGCGTGGCCCGAGGACGACGTCGCGAAGCTCCAGCCCCGCGGCCGGCTCCGCACGCCGCATCCGATGCCGCCGCCGCTCGAAGAGGCGATCCGCGAAGCCAAGGCCGCCCGGCCCGACCTGGCCGCCGCCCGGCTGGGAATCCGCCGCGCCGACTCGGAAGTCCGCCTCGCCCGGGCCAATCGGGTCGACGACGTCTACTTCTTCTACGACCCGTTCAGCTATCAAGACAATCGCCCGTTCCAGGCGCTCAATGCCCGATCGTGGGGGCTCGGCGTCACCTTTCCCGTGCCGATCTTCAACCGCAACCAGGGGAACATCGCCAAGGCGAGGGTCAACCTGACCCAGACCCAGGCCGAGGCCTCCGCCCTGGAACGACGCGTCGCCGCCGAGGTCCGTCAGGCCTACCGCGAGTTCGTCTCCGCACAACAGACGCTCGCCCTGGTGGAGCGCTCGGTCGTCGACCAGGCCCGCGACGCCCGCGAGCGCGCGATCGCCGGATTCACGTCCGGCGAACTGGAGGTCGGCGACTACCTGGACCAGCTCGAAGACGACGCCGACTCCGCCCGCCTCTACCGCGACGCCGTGCTGCGGTACCGCCGCAGCATGCTCGACCTCAACACCGCCGTCGGGTCGAGGATCATGCCCTGATGGTCCCGATGAGCATCGCGACGCTCGGGGCGACCCTCGGTCGGACGAGCCGTGTCGTGTGGTGAGTTGAGCGCGACACGCCCGAGCGTTAGGCTGGATCGTATCGACCGGAACGGCATCGGCTCACATTTCTTCTCGCTCGTCGCGGCCGGAGGACGATCGATCGGGCCGCTCGCGGCCTCGATTCTGGGAGGAGCTTCGAATGAAGAGAAGGACATTCCTCGGGGTTTCGGCGGCCGTGTCGTTGGGCGGGGCCGCCCCCGCACCCCTCCGGCTCGGGATGGTCGGGCTGGTGCATGGACACGCCGGCGGGTTCCTTTCCCGCTACCGCGATTCCCGAGAGGTCGAGCTGGTCGGCGTCGCCGAGCCCGATCAGGCCGTCGCGGCGCGCTACATCCAGGGGCTACGACTCGATCCGACGCGTGTTCATTCCTCCATAGAAGTGATGTTCGACCGCGCCAAGCCGGAGGCCGTCGTCGCCTTCACCGACACCGCGGACCACGTCGCGGTGGTGGCGGCCTGCGCCCGCCGCAAGATCCCGGTGATGATGGAGAAGCCCCTCGCGGTCGGCGTCGAGCAGGCCCGCGCCATCGAGAAGGCTGCGGCCGAATCCGGCATCCCCGTCCTGGTGAACTACGAGACCACCTGGTACCCGTCCAACCATGCCGCGTACGCCCTGGCCAAGACCGCGAAGGCCCTGGGCGAGATCCGCAAGGTTGTGATCCACGACGGCCATCGAGGGCCCAAGGAGATCGGCGTCCAGCCCGAGTTCCTCGCCTGGCTGACCGACCCCGAGCGCAACGGCGCGGGGGCCTTGTTCGATTTCGGCTGCTACGGTGCGAACCTGATGACCTGGCTCATGGACGAAGCGCGCCCCGTCGCCGTGACCGCCGTGACCCAGCGTTTCAAGCCCGACGTCTATCCACACGTGGACGACGAGGCGACCATCGTCCTGGAGTACCCAGAGGCCCAGGCGATCGTCCAGGCGTCTTGGAACTGGCCCTTCGACCGTAAAGACATGGAGATCTACGGCCGGACGGGCCAGGTGCTGACGGTCGCCCAGAACCGCGTGAAAGTCCGCCTGGAAGGGAACGCGGAAGAAATCGGCCAGGCTTCCCCTCTGCCGCCGCCGCAGGATGACTTCCTGCGCTACTTCGCCGCCGTCGTCCGCGGGGAGGTCAAGCCGTCGGGACCTTCCTCGCTGGGGAACAACCTGATCGTCGTGGAAATCCTCGACGCCGCCCGGCGTTCCGCCGCGACGGGCCGGACCATGAGACTAACATGAAAGCTCTCGCGAACGGCCTCGCCGATCGCGATTGAAGCAACCTCGCGACCTCCCTGGCCACGGGGCTGTTCAACATGCGTCCCGAACAAGGCTCATCCGCAGGCGACGACGAGGCCATGGTCTTCGGGATTCGCAGCGTCTTCGGCGGTTTCCGGGAAGAGCGGCAGGAATTCCTTCTCGGCCGCGACACGGCCTCGCGGCACGGCGGAGGCGCGGCCTTCCAGGACGTCGAGTTTCCGTCGGAGCCGTGCGCTGACGCCCGCATGCGCGGCCTGGCTTTGCAATGCGTGATAGAGCTTGGGACCGAATTCCGGCCCGTATCTCTTGACGTAGATTTCCAGACGTCTCATGGGGTCGATCCTTTCCGAAAACCGGCCTCTTCGGCCGTCGATCTCGACCGGTCGTATCCTTATCTAAATACGTCCTGCGGCTGGAGTTGGTTCGCATTTTGGAACGCGTTCCAGGACACTGATCGGGGACATTCGCCCCTTCTCCCGGACATAGTCGAGATGGCTCGGCCGAGTCTCGCGGTCTCGACTGGGACTTAAATTCGCCGTAACGAAAGCGATCCTCGATCGCCCCCAGGAGACGGACATAACCCTCTCTTAAGTCGTCGGCCTCGACCCTGACGGGGAATGCTCGCTTTTGTCGGTCTGGCCATCTTCCGATGGAGGGCTTTGGTCCGTTCCCGGGCCATCCGTCTCGCATCACGCTGACCGTCGTGGCGTCGGACGCATCCCTGTTCTGGGCGGGAAACCGAGCCCCGGCGATCGCGAGGACCGCCGTAATCGCTGGATCCTCGCGTCGTTCGGGCGATCGGCGTTCTCCCGATATTCTTCCCGGCCTGCACCGAACGGCGGGACTTCGGGACCATCGACGGCGACGCAGCCTGCTGGATCGGCGTCGCCCTCTTCAACCGGGGCTGTGAATTGCGGCCATGGCCCGTCTTCGTGGTCGGACGTCTATTCAGCCCGGCCATACGCTGGTGACGACGGGGAATTACTCCGTGATCCGCAACCGAGTTATCTCGGTCTTCTGGTCAGCTCGTTGGGATTGAGCTCGCCTTCCGGTCCGTCGTGGATTGCTGCACGCGGACCTCACGATCTCCCCGTTGATCGCACATATCCGCTCGGAGGATGCCTTGTTGAGCGGCTAATCCGGACCCGAACACAAAAGTCATCGTTCCCATAAATGGCGGCCGATCCACAGGCGCTACTGAACCGAAGGCGGTCCGGCGGCGAGTTCGACATGGCCGATCCAGGGTACCGGCCTTTGCCGACCATGCCCTGATGCTTGACGACTCGACATCGACTAGAATCGAGCCCCTGGGATGATCGACCAGGACTTCCGATGGAAGCGCTCCCACGTCGGGCCATCAGCCGCAACGTCTTTCTCTACGAAGCTCGCGTCATGACTTACCTTGGTGCGCGATGAGAACGGCGTCGTCGACCTCCTGACTTGATCGTTGTCCTGGATCGAAACCGGTCGACCCTGGGAAACCGTCGTCAGCCAGGGGATGATCTTGAGGGTGGGAGCGCGCCGGTCGGCAACCGTCCGATCGGCGAGGCTAAGGAGGTTCGACTCAGGCTTCGATCCTCGGTCCCGTCGGGGCCAAGTTGGTGGGAAAGGACGGCCGGCTCTTGGCATCGGAAAGCATTCCGGACGACGACCAGAGCAAGCGTCTGGACGCCGCGCTGGCCGAATACCTCGAAGCTCTCGCCGCCGGCCGCCCCTTTGATCGCGAGGGCTGGCTCGCGGCCCATCCCGACCTTGCCTCGACGCTCGCCTTGTACCTGAGGAACGTCCAGCAGGCGGGCCCGCTGGCGCCCTCGCTCTACGTGGAACCCGTGTCGGACTCGCCGCCGGATCATAGCGGCCTGCCGACGATCCGCGACCCCGAGGGCGACGCGGGGCCGACGGACGCGAATTCCGTAGATCCCGTCCTTCCCACGATCGCCCATCCAATGGTCGAACCACCCCCGGCCAGGCCTGACGCGGCCGCGAACGGGGTGACCTTCGGCCGATACCGATCGATCCGGATCCTCGGGAGCGGCGGCTGCGGGGAGGTCCACCTGGCGAGCGACTCCGAGCTCGATCGGCTCGTCGCGGTCAAAATCCCGCGTCGCGGGCGGGTCTCCTCGACCGAGGACTACGAACGGTTCATGGCCGAGGCCCGGACCCTTGCGAAGCTCGACCATCCCAACATCGTGCCCGTGCACGACGTCGGCCGGATGGAAGATGGTCGCTGCTACATCGTCTCGCGCTACGTCGAGGGGAACGACCTCGCGGTCCGCCTGGAGACGGGGCGGCTGTCGATCGTCGAGTCGGCGCGGCTGATCGCGGCCATCTGCGACGCCGCACACCACGCCCACATCAACGACCTGGTCCATCGGGACATCAAGCCTTCGAACATCCTCCTCGATCGCACAGGCCGGCCGTTCCTGGCCGACTTCGGCCTGGCCCTGAGCGACGACGACTTCGGCCGGGGCGTCGGCTGGGCCGGTACGCCTGCGTACATGAGCCCCGAGCAGGCGCGAGGCGAAGGCCACCGCGTCGACGGCCGGTCCGACGTCTTCAGCCTGGGGGTGGTGTTCTACCAGCTCCTCGTCGGCCGCCTGCCGTTCCGAGGCGCGACCTATGAGCTGGTCATGGACGCGATCGCCACGACCGAACCGCGTCCGCCGCGACAGGTCGACGACGCCATCCCGAAGGAACTCGAGCGGGTCTGCCTCAAGGCCATGTCCAAGCGGGCCTCGGAGCGATATACGACCGCCCGCGACATGGCCGAAGACATCCGCTATTACCTGTTGGGCGAGGGCCGCAGCGAGCGATCGACCATCAGTCCGGCGGGGCCGCCGATCGAGGCGGTCCGCCCTCACGAGATCCGGTCGGGGCGCGTCGAGCGAGGACGCGTCGATTCGCGACGGATCACGCCGTTCGCCCCCAAAGGGTTGCGCTCCTTCGACGAACACGACGCCGAGTTCTTCGTCGAGTTGCTCCCCGGCCCCAAGGACCGCGACGGCCTCCCCGAGAGCCTGCGATTCTGGCTGAACCGGATCGAGGCGACCGACGCCGACCGGACGTTCCGCGTCGGCATGATCTACGGCTCCTCGGGCTGCGGCAAATCCTCGTTCGTCAAGGCCGGCCTCTTGCCGCGGCTGGGCGGCCACGTCCAGCCGATCTACATCGAGGCCGCCCTCGGGAACACCGAATCGCGGTTGCTCCGGGCGATCCGGAAGGCCTGCCCCGCGCTCGAAACGCAGCAGGGGCTCGTCGAAGCCATGGCGAGCCTTCGACGCGACCGGCCGCTCGGTCCGGGACGGAAGCTGCTCATCGTCCTGGACCAATTCGAGCAGTGGCTGCTCACGTATCGGGGCGACGAATCGTCGGAACTGTATTCCTCGCTCCGCCAGTGCGACGG
Protein-coding regions in this window:
- a CDS encoding adenylate/guanylate cyclase domain-containing protein, translating into MTTPFHRLSIQSKLLLILLGVSIASMFVVAGIGYFSGREAVIGAVRNQLAGVCRIKTTLVVDRLQQIRGQVISLSADETFVTAMKSYIAGFDDLNDSPIPPEWDDKLTAFYRDDFLPLLKSSLDADPVLENYVPRIVASRYLQYQYLARNPSPYRLKHKLDSSGDGSPYDAAHKRFHPYFRLIRENLGFDDVVLIDSKSGEVVYSEQKSVEFATNLLTGPYANSNLGELFRAIQKGMDRDDFRLVDFQRYRPNGNLPTSFIGSPIFDDNKMIGVLVLKFPIDQFSRILTGDEGWRREGLGSTGEAYLVGADHYMRSRSREIWEIQAVETSGPDGKPLPVAEVAKRREAGLERFLDKLRDAGTTEQGIAMIRRSGTSVLSLRVESEAARLGTSGITGTVSQRDYRGVPTLASFTPIELPGLIGGEKNRWAVVAKMDMDEALEPVRRFQRWLITTAVAIVLVVSLLALMFSRIFTRPLRQLTRGARRVSEGQVDVKVKVRSRDEFHELAEAFNRMTSNLKAKNELIDQKVRENEELLLNILPSSAVKRRKEGEKQFSENFADVTVLFARMHGLSETLDGKPADETLGLLNELVIAFDEAAEKHGVEKVKTVGESYMAVCGLSVQRPDHTNRVVEFAKDMLRIVRRFNKDRLPGLTLSIAVNSGPVVGGVVGMNKFIYDLWGDTVVIAQGLIAKGDANSIQVTRDVRDRLGDLQEFEPLGELELSAKGMLPVWRVKF
- a CDS encoding TolC family protein, which codes for MRRPTFDLRSAGLRGLLLAACSLWAVSVCGQDSGSPSSGKLFERPMLGPMPGSPEPGLPTSPGALAPNPFSLDPGIIGGRRRGLGRVDRPGARGFSRSNVQGPATLPEPLPGVEQPEAGEGPPAGDVSELVDDEGPADGLTLDAAIERLKSSNLDVLAIRYELPQAQAEILTAGLRNNPLVYVDSQFIPYDSYSSRRPGGPTQYDVNITYPIDVSHKRKARVAVACAAKKVLEAQFQDIARRQIGNVYRAFVDLQSARIGLLALESLVGRQEVILDKVRKGEGPKKPTLLEYDRLVLELAKTRAGLSDARDALADAQEALALLLAWPEDDVAKLQPRGRLRTPHPMPPPLEEAIREAKAARPDLAAARLGIRRADSEVRLARANRVDDVYFFYDPFSYQDNRPFQALNARSWGLGVTFPVPIFNRNQGNIAKARVNLTQTQAEASALERRVAAEVRQAYREFVSAQQTLALVERSVVDQARDARERAIAGFTSGELEVGDYLDQLEDDADSARLYRDAVLRYRRSMLDLNTAVGSRIMP
- a CDS encoding Gfo/Idh/MocA family protein — its product is MKRRTFLGVSAAVSLGGAAPAPLRLGMVGLVHGHAGGFLSRYRDSREVELVGVAEPDQAVAARYIQGLRLDPTRVHSSIEVMFDRAKPEAVVAFTDTADHVAVVAACARRKIPVMMEKPLAVGVEQARAIEKAAAESGIPVLVNYETTWYPSNHAAYALAKTAKALGEIRKVVIHDGHRGPKEIGVQPEFLAWLTDPERNGAGALFDFGCYGANLMTWLMDEARPVAVTAVTQRFKPDVYPHVDDEATIVLEYPEAQAIVQASWNWPFDRKDMEIYGRTGQVLTVAQNRVKVRLEGNAEEIGQASPLPPPQDDFLRYFAAVVRGEVKPSGPSSLGNNLIVVEILDAARRSAATGRTMRLT